ATTAATACTAACCGTATAAAAATACAAGCCTGAGGTGTATTTATGAATATCCAACAGATAATTACCACTATGAGTAAATACAGTAGTTTCCAAAATCTGCCCTAAAGGACTATAAAAAGAAAATATTGCCTCTTCTCCTGTTTGCAATTCATAACTAATGGTTGCAGTATAGTTTGATGGGTTGGGATAAAGTGGCGATATTTTGCTATTTACACTTTTAAAGGAACTATACCAGTTATCGCCCCCGCTTGCCAAGGCAGGAAGCACCACCGGAAAATCTGTACCTCGAGCAGCATATAAAATTGCTTGTGCCTTATAGCTTGTCTTTGTCCCGCTTTCGGCTATGTCTAAAAGTAGGTCTTCTTCTGCCTGAGAGATTTCAAAAATAGTTCTGTTATCGGCACGCAGGTCTAAAAGCAGTTGGTTTAGCTCAGTAAATCGGATGTCTTCCTCTTTATCAGCACTAATCTGGTCAAGCAGGTTCTGAGCTATGACAAGGCTATCAACGCCTATATAATAAGGGATAAGGCGGCGTTGGGCTATAAGACTTGTATTATGCCGGCGCAACAAATCTATGGCTTCGGTATAGCTGCTATCTGCCAATAGGCGCAAAATTTCTTGCGCAAGGTCGCGGTCGTCCATAATTTCCAATCCTACATATTCGCTTACATCTTCAAAGGGAGTATATCCTTGGTTTGAACAATAAGGATTTAAGTCAATGGGGTTACAATCAAACGCTGAAAAACCACCTAAAGAGGAGAGGTCTGTTACTGAGAGCGTAGTAGCATCTACATCGTAATATATGAGGGTTTCTACACCAAACCCACCGAAAAGTTCGGGACCAAGTCTTACATCCGAAACGCCCATGCCTGCGGCAGCCATAAAGGTGTTGGCGGCTGGGATTTGGTCAAAATCATCACACAATCCTTGTTGTGGCAAGATGCCATTGGAAGAGGAGAATGCCCGATGATCTAATCCGTGCAGGAGGTAATCTAAAAGGTGGTTGCACCATAGTTGTGCCTGTGAGTTGTCACCCTCTGTAATGATAGCTTCCATGGTGTTGTTTACCAAATTACCGGCTATTAGTGTGCCAGTAACATCGCTTTGGTTGAGAATAATGCCAAAATGGGTGCGGTGCAAAAAGTTGTTTACACAATATACATTAGATCCTCGGAAGTAAAATCCGGCGGTAAGATCTGCAAAAGCGAGGATGCTGTTGCCGGTTTCGTTTACGATGTTGTCCGTTATTCTGCAAAACTCATTACCATCCACTTGTACTGAGAGTTGGCAGTCGGTAAACTCGTTGTCTGAAATAGTGCTGTACTGGGACATTAAGTCCTTATAGTGTCTGGAAGAAATACCCACTACATCGTTTTCAAATTTGCTTCCGGAGACTACCAAACTGTTTATAAAATTAGCCCTTACTCCATACTTCTGTTTTTCGAAAAAACAATTGATGATGCCCACCCTGTCGCACCAATGGGCATAGATACCTGCTTCGGGTTGTGTGGTGATGGCATTAAAAGGGAACCAAAGCGTTGAGGATGGGTAGAGAAACTCATTATCCTGAAAAGTATAAGGCAACAAATTGTTCCAACTGACATTGATGCCTTGGAAACAACCGGTAAAGCTGGAGGAAATTATGTTGAGCAAGCCACCTGATGTAGATTTGGCGGGAACATCTTCAAATAATGAAGGCAATACCAGCGAAGAAATGTTAAAATAAGGGTTATTGGGTGGCGAAATATCGGCCATTTCGGCATTGTTGAGCGGGGCTAAGTTCATATTGACAACACCTAATACGGCATTTTTCACGTGAGACTGTTCCATAGATAATTTACCCGCATTGTTAGAATTGGGTTGAATGTCCATGCCTGGTCCTTCTACCTGTATTCCTGTCCACATCACTTCACACACTCCGTCAATAATGGTATTCTTGAGAGCTAAAGTGGCACCGGGTTGTACTAAAATTCGTTTATCCGGGGCAAATAAGAGTTGCATACCGTCAATTGTCAGGTCTATTCCTTGCGGAATTACCAAGTCCACATTAAAGGAAATAACAGGCAAAGAGCCGGTAATACTGACAAAGGGGTGTGAACCGGGTTCCCATGTTTGAGAAGAGGAAGGTGCATAACTGATTCTATCTTCACCATACTCGCTCAGGGTATATACTTCGGGATTACCGGTGTTTACGGTGAAGAAGTTGGTCATATCAAGGCAATCATAAGGAGGATCTATGGGGCCGCAGTCTATAATGGTTAGAACAACCTCCAATCCCTCGCTGTTTGGAAAAGTACAGTAAAGTTGATTGGTGGAAGCATCAACATTGGTAAGTTCCGCAGTAATAGTAACCTGTTGTCCGTCGGTAAAAGCTATACCCACTAATAGGTTGAGGTCAATCGTAATGCATGGATCGTCATAAGAAAGGGTAACTTCTGCTGTTCCTGTTTCGGTGAATAAGCCGCCCGGTATGACAGATATTCCGGGAATTGCGGACACATTGGTTTGAATTGTGGTATTGACGACACTCCCAATGTCGGAATTTTCGAAGCAGAGGGTATATGGAATACTCACCGAAGTGCCTCGGCAAATTTCATCGGGATCGTCAGCAGCAATGTTCACTTTACCCTTACATTCTAAATAGGCTTCGAGGTTGTCAATAACAAGGTATTGAGTCTGAATGTTTCCATCTACAAAATTACCAACAGAATTGTTTCCGGTAAGCAGTAAAGTTGTAATATCAAAACCGGTATTATTTGTCCATGTAAAAGTATAAAATGGCGTTTGGGTGAAATCTAGTGTACTGAGCGTTGGGTTGATTATAGAACTAAGTGGAGAACTTGTTACAATGGGATCTTGAAGTTCTATACCACAAGGTTCTGTGGTCATATTGAAATGATAAACAGGTGGCGTACAAATTGATGATGTCGGCGTTATACAATTTATACTTTCATAAGGGAAAGCAGGGCATGGATAATCTGTAAGGGCAGTAATTAATAATGTTGGGGCAGCAGTAAGACCAGAAGCAGAGATGGTTTGCTGAAATGCAAATGCATTAAAACTGACCGTTACTGTGCACTGATCAGGTATAGGGTCAGAAAGTGGAATGCTTGCAGATTCTTTATGACAACCTGTACAGTCAATCCAGCCTATACCTAAGACATTATTATCAGTGTTGGCAATTTTAACATCTGGGGTATTACCACTAAATAAATCAGAAAAAACAAAATTGTCAACACCAAGTCCAGGATAATAGTTTGAAGAGTTATCATCATTATCAGGAAAAGTTTCAAAGTCCTCAAAATCGCCAAAGCAAATAATATTGCAGTATGGATCGTAACATTGAATTTCTACCGGACTATTATTAACCAACACAGTCACTTCTTCTATCTGACAGATTCCGTTGCAATTTTCAACTGTATAGCAAAACTTATAGATGCCGGGTTCGAATGCTTCAATTTCTATAGAGATCGGAAAGTTTGAAACATCAATGTCAAGGCTGCCAATATACATACAATCAAAGTCAAAGCTAAAAGGAGCGCCTACAGGTACGACATCGTTGGCAAGTAAGCTGGATATAGGTATAACAAGAGGATTGTTGGCATCTTCGCCTTCTAAATAGATTTGGTAGGTATCAGGGTTGGTGAAAACCTCACAGGGTTGATCGCAGTTTTCTACACCAGGTAGGTCTATAATATGGTAGCCCAATGCACAAAGGATGTGGAGTTCTGCATCGGTAAGTGTTCTTCTTATTTCTCCAGCACTGATTGCAGGGTGCATAACATAGTTCATTGTGCCGGTTATACCAATTTCATCTGCACAAGAATTATCCAAGTGAGACAACTTATTAAGGAAAATATTTTCGCCTGAACCTCCCGAAAAATTGGAATAATTAGCCACATTCACTGGCGCTAAAATAACCTGATCGTCATTGCGAAAGGCAAGTTCTAATGGACACCCATAAGCAAAATCATTGGGCATATAGTCAAAGTCAATATCATTAAACTCATAAGCGTTGCAACATTCGGTTATTGGTGCATGGTAGATAAGTCGAGAATCCTCGACTACGGAATAAAGAAATCTGTCCCATTGCGAGTAAAATCCATTCATGGCTGCACCGGTTGTACTAATACGCGAACCAAAGCCCAAAATATGTAAGGCTTCGTGCAGGGCAACTGAATACAAATCGTAATTGTTGGGATTAATACCTAAATTAGGGTCTCCCGTATCATCCTCTGGATATGTATGCCATTGCCATTGGTCGGGTTCATGTATCTGCATCAATCCCAAATACCCTTCAGGATATTCATCCACAAAAATATTGTTGAGTCGTTCTATTATCCTGCTGTCAGCAATTCCACATTCTGCTTCCCATACTGGAGATCCTGTACCCAATATACCATTATTTAAAGGTGTTTTTTCTATCAACAGATTTATAGATTCCCCTGAAGGGTTGTCTATCGCTGCCGACAAATCAAAAAATACCCGACAGATAGTTGCTTCCTCGTTAGGTGTCCAAGTGCCTATAAAGACTAGGTTAAAATAACTATCTATGCACGTTAGTTTGTACGCACCCGAACCATCTCCCGGATATGGGAAACCATATTCAGTATATTCATTACCGAACCGGTCGTAAAATCGGGCTACTTGTCCATTTTCTAAAGGCGGCTTTACAATCACCCCGCAAAATTCAATCGGTGTTTGCCCCATTAACACATTACCCCCCCCCCCATATATATAGGGAAAGCAAAACAAACAAGACCATAGTTTTGCAAAGAAAGCTGTTCTGAAATTGAACATTTTTTTTCATTTTTTTTGAATTTTAAATTAAAAATCAGTTAGCTTTTAGATGATGAAAAAAGTGTCCCATAGTTGTTGTATCCCTTGTGTTGGCAATATACAAAACAGCTTTATTACTTGTAATGAAAAAAATAGAAATAAAACCGGGTTTCTTGAAAATTTCAGCGATTTTCAGTTGTTTTTTAGCGGGTTTGGTGTGAAAATGTATTGATTTTCAGGGAGTTACATTATCTCCCTGTCTATTGAGGAGAGAGGGTTACGAACAAAAAAAATTTCCTACCACACCCAAGCCGACTACACCGATGATTTGTTCGACCAACAAGATCAGGTAGAACTGACCCTTAAAGGAACAGGCTGTGCCGGCGAGGCTACGTTGAAAAGAGGCGCTACCGTGTTTAACATCAATATTATGGGCGTAATTAAAGGTGCACCCGGCGTTGGCGGAAAAGACACTTACCTGCTCTACGGCACTTACGGAAATGGTAAAAGCTTCATCACCATCAGTTTGTGGAACTTCATCCCCGTAGGATAATCTCCCCCTGCTAACCAAATTACCAACAGCCTTCGACAGTTTTTGTCGGGGGCTGTTTTGTTATGGAGAGGTTCCATCGAAACACTTTCTACCGAGGATTTCCACAATCTATCCTACGATGTGCATCCTTAACTTCAGTTTGCAGAATTTATAGATTAGAAAATTGACTAAAAGAGTTAAAGACTAAATTTTCAATGTTTTCTGTAAGAGTTCAATTTAACCCTTGAATGTGGTTTGAAAAACAGGTAGTGACGGAACTTGTTCCGTCTGATGTTAATAACGGAACAAGTTCCCTTGCTACCGGTATAAAACAGATTTAGCCACTCTTTTCTA
This is a stretch of genomic DNA from Sphingobacteriales bacterium. It encodes these proteins:
- a CDS encoding T9SS type A sorting domain-containing protein; the encoded protein is MFNFRTAFFAKLWSCLFCFPYIYGGGGNVLMGQTPIEFCGVIVKPPLENGQVARFYDRFGNEYTEYGFPYPGDGSGAYKLTCIDSYFNLVFIGTWTPNEEATICRVFFDLSAAIDNPSGESINLLIEKTPLNNGILGTGSPVWEAECGIADSRIIERLNNIFVDEYPEGYLGLMQIHEPDQWQWHTYPEDDTGDPNLGINPNNYDLYSVALHEALHILGFGSRISTTGAAMNGFYSQWDRFLYSVVEDSRLIYHAPITECCNAYEFNDIDFDYMPNDFAYGCPLELAFRNDDQVILAPVNVANYSNFSGGSGENIFLNKLSHLDNSCADEIGITGTMNYVMHPAISAGEIRRTLTDAELHILCALGYHIIDLPGVENCDQPCEVFTNPDTYQIYLEGEDANNPLVIPISSLLANDVVPVGAPFSFDFDCMYIGSLDIDVSNFPISIEIEAFEPGIYKFCYTVENCNGICQIEEVTVLVNNSPVEIQCYDPYCNIICFGDFEDFETFPDNDDNSSNYYPGLGVDNFVFSDLFSGNTPDVKIANTDNNVLGIGWIDCTGCHKESASIPLSDPIPDQCTVTVSFNAFAFQQTISASGLTAAPTLLITALTDYPCPAFPYESINCITPTSSICTPPVYHFNMTTEPCGIELQDPIVTSSPLSSIINPTLSTLDFTQTPFYTFTWTNNTGFDITTLLLTGNNSVGNFVDGNIQTQYLVIDNLEAYLECKGKVNIAADDPDEICRGTSVSIPYTLCFENSDIGSVVNTTIQTNVSAIPGISVIPGGLFTETGTAEVTLSYDDPCITIDLNLLVGIAFTDGQQVTITAELTNVDASTNQLYCTFPNSEGLEVVLTIIDCGPIDPPYDCLDMTNFFTVNTGNPEVYTLSEYGEDRISYAPSSSQTWEPGSHPFVSITGSLPVISFNVDLVIPQGIDLTIDGMQLLFAPDKRILVQPGATLALKNTIIDGVCEVMWTGIQVEGPGMDIQPNSNNAGKLSMEQSHVKNAVLGVVNMNLAPLNNAEMADISPPNNPYFNISSLVLPSLFEDVPAKSTSGGLLNIISSSFTGCFQGINVSWNNLLPYTFQDNEFLYPSSTLWFPFNAITTQPEAGIYAHWCDRVGIINCFFEKQKYGVRANFINSLVVSGSKFENDVVGISSRHYKDLMSQYSTISDNEFTDCQLSVQVDGNEFCRITDNIVNETGNSILAFADLTAGFYFRGSNVYCVNNFLHRTHFGIILNQSDVTGTLIAGNLVNNTMEAIITEGDNSQAQLWCNHLLDYLLHGLDHRAFSSSNGILPQQGLCDDFDQIPAANTFMAAAGMGVSDVRLGPELFGGFGVETLIYYDVDATTLSVTDLSSLGGFSAFDCNPIDLNPYCSNQGYTPFEDVSEYVGLEIMDDRDLAQEILRLLADSSYTEAIDLLRRHNTSLIAQRRLIPYYIGVDSLVIAQNLLDQISADKEEDIRFTELNQLLLDLRADNRTIFEISQAEEDLLLDIAESGTKTSYKAQAILYAARGTDFPVVLPALASGGDNWYSSFKSVNSKISPLYPNPSNYTATISYELQTGEEAIFSFYSPLGQILETTVFTHSGNYLLDIHKYTSGLYFYTVSINGKPVVNNKFIVIK